The nucleotide window tcgctTAACAATTCCACTTTCAGTTATGAATGTACAGCACGTTGTTTCATCATCAGAACAAAAACGTAACgtaaagagaaaaaaaacaacaacaatatttccaACCAATTAAATTCGCGATACGAAAACTCGTTTCAATGAATTTCCAAATGAGAAACTAACCTAACCGCAGCAGTTACTCATATGCAAATAACAGAAATTGTATTGAGTCGCCgtagcattgttgttgctgtttttttaacttaacttaatcaATTACTCATGTCATTATGGTTGCATGCATATGTAGATGTGTGGTTTTTTTGACTAATTACAATACAATTCAAGGGAAAATCAACCGCAGACAAAGTGGCTGGCCATTTAGTTacgaacgaaaaaaaaacatcgcACAACGGTATTATTCACtgcatgagcaacaacaacaacaacacacatatattcatacacCTTAGGAAATTCATAAATGTAAAGTTGTTTTCATTTGGCGGCGTGTTATTTGAAAGTCCTGAACTACCTGTGTGATTTATGCAATAAATGACTAAcgcaaacacacaaatacagtTACACGCAATTTATTCGTGTCCAAACACAATGTGCACAATTAAGcgtgttcttttgttgtttatgtttttgattaTGGTGaaattgaagcaaaaaaattataatctaaTCGCTCGGGTATTTcggttgatatttatttttagtgtttGTTTTATGATTATGCCTGATGAATGGTGTGCATTTCTTACTTTGTTCAAGTGCGTTTGTTTATCGGTTATAAATTTTGgcataattgataaaaaatagtaatttggcGAATTCTTATGAAAATTGGTTAATAGAGTTTTTATacaatgttttaatgaaaaataataataaaattttagcaaataaaaatttgatttgaaaagatgaaaagaaaatttattccaaaaaatattttgaaaattttcgaataaatattctaaaaatttaaaaaaaaaaaaattatataaaaaaattgaaaaaaaatagattttttaaaatgttttgaatttcgaaaacagtaaagtaattttgaaatttttttttaatataaaaaaaacaaatttttgaaatttattgttttttcgaaCATTGAGTCTCTTATACCTAATATAATAATACcttaatgaatattaaaaaaatctaactGCCAAACTCTCATACAAACTGCGAACCACCTTATTGCCGCCTGTTGCCTTTAAGTCTGCGTCGAATTTTCGTAATTAGCATTCTTATTCGAAAAAAAGTATTGGAGTTCTAAATTAAGTCACCAAATGCTTGATGTACGCTTCTGAGAAacgattgtttttttattatttttattaattaacatttttatggcaaaacaaaattcttaataacttttcgaaaaaatgcTACACaacttgttttataaaaaaaaaaaaaacaaaaacaaatatattgttGTGATGCAATATAAAAGTTGAGGCACATAGCTGTTTCGATACAAAAATGTTGATACGTATTTATGATGAATTTGAGTTACATAAACGTTGAGACTTTAAATTCTCGGATACATAAATGTTGATAAACATAAATGTTGAGATACATAAATGTTGATAAACATAAATGTTGAGATACATAAATGTTGAGATACATAAATGTTGAGATACACAAATGTTGATAAACATAAATGTTGAGATACATAAATGTAAATGTTGAGATACCAAGATGTTGTGATACACAGATGTTGAGATACACAGATGTTGAGATATATAAATGTTGAGATACATAAATGTTGAGACACATAAGTGTTGAGATTTATAAACGTCGATGTTAAGCGGAATATGGAATAAAAAGTAGGGGGAAAAATTCAATGTTTGTTGCCTAAATTCTTTACTTTCCACATCTATCTAATTagcattttagatatttttttgttaaataaaatctatgtatatcaattatttatctctctctctctcttttaaaTCATATTAACCCTCGTTTCTTCTCTCTCTCGTTACAGATGATCCCGGCGGCACAACGCAATCACGCCaaacgcaacagcaacaacaaaatcacagcagcagcaatatggaagctgccacaacaacaactacaacaacaaaacactataacaaaacaacaaaattacaaaacaatcaTCATCGTTCGACAGAACGACGCGGCACATATCGCACGCAAGGCGGCGACACGCAAGCAAATGCCAGCAATAACGTCAAAGTGCCGAAACAAACAGCCAAACAGGCCAaagctgcagcagcagctgcacaACGCGCCGCAGCGCTGGCTGTTTACAGTACTGCAGAGACAGTAGAGAGCGGCAGCAATGGCAAAGCCAAGGATCCGCTCGCGATTGGCAATGAAACGGCGGTAACGCATGGCAACAGCAAATCGGCGCGCGCCAGGGAAGCTAGAGGAGAGCAAAAGACTGTTGGAAAATCGGAAACAGCCACAACAAatgttaataacaacaacaacaatacaaccaCCGCCActagcagtagcagcagcaacaacaaacacagtgaTACTAGTAATAGTagtttaagtaaaaataattttaccatAAGTCCAAATGAGTTGGCGCGCAAAAGTGACAAATCACAACAgcagccgcaacaacaacaacaaaatgtcaaCAACAATAGTAGTGATATGAAAGCGGCAACAGTCGCTAAAACCGCGGAGACAGCAACAGGCGCAGCGCCTGCCACCGCAGCCGAGCCGAATACCTGGAATAACGCGCGGTATCTGCACAAAAAGTTCAAACGGCTTGCCAGCACCACCGACGTGGACAGCCTGGTGGCCGACAACCAGAGCGTCAATGCCGCAGGCAGCAGCGCGAGTAGTGAGGCTGGCAGTGAGGCAGCGCCAACGCGCACCACTTCGCTGTCTTCAGCGGCGTCGACGAGCTCGATATCACCGCCGccggcaacaacaccaacagtgATGGCAAACGCGCAAAATGCTGCGCCACCTGCTGCCGGTTATGTACAAAGTGCCATTGGCGCGTTGCCGTTGACAAATGGTCACGTGCATGCGGCGGCGGCAGCGGTTGTTGCAACCAACGAACCatcaaattacaataacaataccaATAATGTTAAATACAGTGTTGTACCACCTAATGCAgagagcaataacaataacaatgaaagCATAAGTGCAGCGCAGCAGCTGGAGGCTGAGCAAATACCGCAAACTTTGTCGCATATTTATGAGAATCAACAGAGCCAGCAGAATAGTGGCAGCAATAGTAATGCCAGCACAGCTTCCGCCAACTCAGGACGCTATGTGTGTCCCTACTGCAATTTGAATTGTACAAAACCGTCGGTGCTGCAGAAGCATATACGCGCACACACCAACGAGCGTCCGTACCCGTGTGACATTTGCGGCATAGCATTCAAGACGAACAGCAATTATTACAAGCATTGCCGGTAAGTTGTAGCTTTAGACTAATCATGAGCGTTGTTTATAATAATTCTTGATATTTCTTCACGTAGTTCGCGTTCACACGCGGCGCGGAAACGTGGCATCGCGGTGCCCATAAGCGCGGACGATGGTCTCTTCGGCGGCTCCGATCAGGAGGGCGATCCGGAGCTGAGCAACAGCAGTTCGGATGTGGTAAGTGTCACTATTTCTTCGATATTTCATACAGCAGTCtctaaatataatatgaatatttgttatCTTCCGCAGATAAGCCGCACCGCTTCGCCACTAGAAGATCTAAGCACCGCTTCGTCCCCGGTGGTGGCGAACACAACTGCGTCAACAAACACTCTCAGCCCGCAACAGTtgcaacaactgcaacagcaacagcagaaacagacgcaattgcaacagcaacaacaaattgttttggccatacaacaacagcagcagcagcaacaacaacagctgcagcATCAAGCAAGCGCTGCGCACTCTCCACACATGACGCTGCCTTCGACACCCTCACCCTCTTCACTGTCATCAGCGAAAAGCGCCTACTTGCAACAGCCCGcgcagcaacaaccacaacaattaCCGCTCGGCTCCCCTGCAGCAGGCACATTGCCACCACCACAGCCGACAACGTCAAACGCCACCACAATTACTGCCGTTACAACGACGCCCAAGCAGGGCACCGCCACCGAATATAAACCGTATAAACCTAAATTCCACAATGCCGCTTTGTATGCGACGACAAAAGAAGCAGCAGCTGCTGCGGCCGCCGTAGCCGCTGGCATGCCACCAGGTCTACTGCAACCATTACCGCTGCAGCAGTCGCCACAGCAGCAATTGGCACACGCGCCGCCGCCACATAGCATGTCACCTGCCACACACTTGGCTATGCTGTCACAAGCCCAAGCGCCGCCGCCCCCTAACGCGTCGCACCATCCATCGCTTTCGCCCAGCACGCAGGTGAAGCTCAACAATCACATCAACACACATCAGTTACagttgcaattgcaacaacagcagcaacaaccgcAAGCTCTTCACGTGCTACCACCGCCATTAAATGCGGGCATTCCGCTACATCATGTGGCGGCCATGTCACCGAAGAGTGGCGCTCCGCGCCCAGACTTGGCAGCTGTTGCCGCCGCAAATATGGGTTATTTGCCGGGTGCGCGCATGCTCTACTCGGGCGCTATTGAATTTCCACCTGAAGTGCTGCGTATGATGACAGCAGATAAACATCAAAAGATACAATATCCATATAAGTGGCTTGAGCAagaactgcaacaacaatttcacaaACTGagtcagcagcaacagcaacaacagttgcaGCACTTGCAATCACAGCTGACAGCACATGCGCCACCTGCGCCAACAACAGTACTAAAACCAACCGCTACACTGCCGGTGCATGCGCGCGCGACGAGCGGCGGAAGTGGGCAACACACAAGCGCAGCGGCGGCAGCAGGTATGCAGCAAATGTCTGCGTCAGCGCCATTACCAGCAGCGCAACAAACGCCAATGCAATATTTTGCCAACAGTCTCACCGGTGGTATGGTGAGCGCCGCTAGCAGCGCCACCAGCAACACCACAGCCTCCATCAGCACCGGCCTCTTGCATAGTAACATCTCCAATGCGGCGGCCAGTGGCACGAACAAAGTTGCCGATCTGGTGCAGGAACACATTACCAAGTTGATCTCTCAGAATGAGGCGATTGTGGAGAATAAAGCGGTGCTTTTGCAGAAGAAGTACCCGAAGGGTCTAAACCGGTCGCGCAGTTTTAATAATAATGGCAGTGGCAACAACATTGGCCCGGCAGCCACTTCAGCGGGTAATCCGAGTGGAAGCAATGTTAATCTGGTTGCCACTACAGCGGTGGGCAGCGATAACGCCACCAACGCGCGGCTAGCGCAAGCTATTGTacagaaacagcaacaacaacagttacaacaacaattgcagcaacaacagcactaTCAACAGCAATTCCAGCAACAGCTAATGGCTGGCTCACAAGCAATGCAAATGCCACCGCcctcgcagcagcagcagcaacagcaacaacaacatattgcaCAGCTACGTCTAGAGGAACAACATCAGCAGCACCAgctgcaactgcaacaacaacagcagcagcacatGCAGCCAAACGGTATTTCAAAGCATCTTATGCCGACGTCGGTCGCTTCAAAGTCCAGCAGCATTGCAGCGCCGGTGTCACAACATTTACAAACTTTGCATCAGCCACAGCATCCAACCACATCCGCATCCGCTTACAGACAGCAACAGCTAACAATTGCGCCTCCATTAGAAAACCAACGTCCCACACCGTCGCCTACAAGCGCCCAAACCAATGCCAACGCAATGCAGAAGGACCTCATAAACTCCATGCAACAGCTAAGCGCGGTCAACTCAAATGCGTTGCCATTAAACTTGTCCGCAAAGCCGAAGCCACGTCAGGAAGAACAAAGCGAAGCCATTCCATCAAGTAACTTAAACACTACGCGCAGCAGTACGCCACGCAAGCGCCAGTCCATTGAAAACCAGATATCCAATTCCAGCAATGATGGCTCCACCAATAGTTCGATGGTTACAGCGCCGCCAGCTGCTAATAGCGGCTCGACCAATGCCAAACAGCCGACGAATGTCTCCATAATTAAGAATTTGCTGTTGAATGCACGCGGTTTGGCAGTGCCAACTGGCGAAGGTGAGGATGCCGTTTACAATTGTCCACTTTGCGCGAATACTTTCCGCACGGCAGAGGATTTGCAGCTGCACAACAGCACTTACTGTCAAGGTGCGTCAAGCGCGCCCATCAGTCCAGCATCATCGCCTTCATTACATTACTTCCGTTCGAATTCGATGACATTGAATCTGCCCGAGCTGAAGAACACCATCATGCGTTCAAATGATCCACTGCCACTCGCTAAACTGGCTTGGTATCAGCTGCCCACCAAGCCAAGTTCGTTGGTATTAAGTCGATTGAGCGCATCGCAGGCTGGCCGTTCAAAGGCTACCACAACCACGACCACTTCGGCAACATCTACAGCACCGACTAGTTCCACGAGTAGTAACAGCGTGGCCAATTGTGTTGCTTCACCTAGAAGTACGCCACCTAATGGCCCACCAACCCATTTGACCTTGCCCGATCCGAATATTGTGCGCTTAGTCGACGCACCACTGCCATCGCCCGGTCCGCtcttgggcaaaacaccacttGTGGACTTTGGTAACACCAGCGAGACTCGCAAATCGTCTGAAGATGTGATCATAACTAAAATGCACGAAGATCGTCAAATCGAGCCACACACACCCGCGAAACGGTCTAAACTGGCTGCGGATAACAGCGAGCCGTTTCAGTTGAATCCAGTACCCACGTCGAGCAAACGCTTGACTATCAACAACATCAGCGGTGGCGATATCCAGCTTCTGCCCAATAGCAGTACTAGCGATCtcagcaaaaaggaggaacgcaTGCGTCGCCTCACTTCCTCCGGCGGCAGTATAATACCACTCTCTGAGTGCAGTGATGTAGATAAGAGTACGAAAATGATACGCACATCGTTGCTTTCGGGCGGTAGTTTTCAGGAAGTCTCACCCAAACCAAAGGATAAGGAGAACAAAAGTAGCATTGCATTACCCTTCCCTAATAGTAATGTTTTCGCGCCCAAATTAAGTTTGGCTGGTCTCGGTTTGCCCACAAATGGGCCGCAGCATTTTCATCAGTTTTCCATCAATCCCATAACAGCATTCAATCCGTTAACACTGCCGCCTTTGCAGAGTATGAGCGGTAGTGGTGAGAAATTTATACCACATGTGCCCGGTATACCAGGTCCAAATAGTCTAACACCCCTACCACCACCACCGCAACAACTACAGTTGCCTCAACCAACACCACAAATGTTAACCGCTGGACGTTCACTAAGTCCGAACCGCAAGAAATCACAAAGTCCACTCCTACTTGCGAACAGTGTTAGTCCAAAGTCGCTGGCACTACCACCACAGGAAAATCTCAAATCTTCATCACCGTTCCGTGGCGCGCAAAATATGCCCGCTGAGTTGGAACGTGCAACAAGCATGCGTGTGGCACGCAACTGGAGTCAGCAAGTTGCTACAAACTCATCGAACAAGCCAAGTAGTTTGGAAGTGCCGAAGAAGCCATTCAATTTCACACGCATGGCAGACAATATTAGTCCGCGCAAGAGCGGTGGTGTCAATGTGCCCAAAAGTTCACCGCCAGAGAATGAAGTGCGTCACTTCAACTTCGATCATTTAACTAAGGATGTGGACGCCGGTGCCAACTGCGCATCGACTAGCTCAGCACTCACACCCTTACATGTCGATATTAGCGCCAGTGGAGCGGGCGCTTCTGGCAACAGCAACGGCTCGGAACCCACTGATGCCGAGacgaaaaaatctaaatttctgCGACCGACCAGTCTGCCACTTAAACCTGGCACATTTACACCCAAGCGACATCACGGCATCACACCAAATGCCAACACACTGCCACTTATTTCGCCAGAGACTCCACGCCAATCCAAGTCCTGCGTACAACTATATCTGAATGGTCATGCCTACACATATTTGGGACTCAAATGTAGCACAAAAATGTTTTACTGTACCGTGAACTGTCCGCAGGCCTCGTATGTGGCGGGCGCACAAAAGCTCTCCATGTACAGCGTGTGGAAAGTGTGTGCGGAAAACAATCCACATCCGTTGGGCTTTAAACCAAAGTTGGTGATGTCGTTGTATGATTCACGCCAAAAGAGCTCTACCAGCACCATGGCCGGCATGAATAAGTTGCCCTACACTTTGGTTGTCTCCCAGCAGACTGTGATGACACCCTTCGAGAACAATAAGGGTCAGTACCAGCACCATCAGTTGAAGCAAATCACGCTCAACACCAACACCTCGGAGAGTGTTGAACAGTTGAAGAAGGCTAGCGCCGGTAGTAGCGGTAGCAGCAGTGGTAGCAGCGGCAGCGCGGAGGGTGGCAGCAAGAAGGAGTCGTCGGCTAGTCAAATGTTAGTGGGCGGCTACGAATCGCACGAGGATTACACCTACATACGTGGGCGTGGACGTGGCCGATATGTCTGTTCAGAGTGCGGTATTAGATGTAAGAAACCGTCGATGTTGAAgaaacacatacgcacacacacggATGTGCGACCATATACTTGCAAACATTGCAATTTCAGGTAAGTCAACTTAAATCTCTTGACTttgaattgtttaataaaaatgtataaatattttttttttttttcaaattctagcTTCAAAACAAAAGGCAATCTCACAAAGCACATGCAGTCGAAGACGCATTTCAAGAAATGTCTAGAGCTCGGCATTAACCCCGGTCCAATGCCGGCTGATGGTGAATTCCTCGAACCGGAACCAGAGTTCGACCAACAATCGCAAACTTCGGCTGGTGGACGCACGTCGTCCATACCAGGCGAATCGGATTCGGACGATTATAGTGACAATGAGTCCGAAAGCAGTGGTAGGCGTAATTATCCATTCTGCAAAGTCTCTAATTTACAACATACTAATTTCCCTTTGTTTCCCCCCTACACAGATACCGACGAGTCGAAGTCGCGCCTGCTGGAGCATGAGGCAGCACGTTGCTTGCTTTCACTCTCAATGACGCCACCGATCGGTCAAAGCATTTCGCCACATCCAAAAAGTGAACCATACCCATATCAGCAGCATGGCGAACGCATGGAATCAGCCGCCATGTCATTTGTAGGACAGACAAGCGcaccaacaacagcagtcaCCACAACAAATTCGTCAACTGCCAGCACACATCCCACCGGCATTAAACGTGTCATATCATTCAGTTCACCCAAACCACCATTCGATTATCAGAAGCAAGAACAATACTACTCCAATCCCGAGGAATCTAAACCGAAACCCAATAATAGCGCCGCTGCAGCAAGTTATGAGAGTGCGCCCATAGATCTCACCAAGCCACGTGCTGCCGTAAATGTCACAACTACGTCAGTGACTGCCACCACAGCTGCAGTGCAGTTGAGCAGCGTTGCATTGATGGAAGAGTACAGCGCCAGCTCAGCAGTGCCACTAAGCGGGCCACCGGTACAAACGCAAGCGCAAATACGTGACGTAATATTCGGTAGTAGCACCAATGAATCGGGCTTTCTGAAAACACTCATATCGGTGTCGGACAAGGTGCGCAGCTCTACTGAGACCCTTGAGAATTACAAGAACGGCGATGAACTGTCACAAGCCTATCAGTACCACAAGGCATTCCAATAtcataaaatcaaacaaatccAAATGAATCAGAGCTTTCCCGATGCCATCAATGTGAATGCTATCAATCAAAATCTGGCAAGCACCACAAACATGAGTACTGTGAGTGTAGCGGGTGCTGGAGGTAGCTCAGcgctaacaacaacagcgactgCGAGCAGTGGTGTGCGTATCTCAGAGAGCATAGCCGCGACAGTGGTAGCTAACGACCAAGCTACAGATGTCATAGACGTCGTGAACGTGAGCGCATCAAATAAAACCGGAACCAGCATCTCTAATAAAGTAGAGAAGGAGAAGAGCGCAACGGAGTTGCAAGTACCTACAATCGAGGTCAATGCAGTACCAGCGGAAGAACCAAAGAACGAGCAAACAACGGCTTCAGCTGCtgcggcagcaacagcagcaagcaATCATAAAGTTAATGTGTCGGCCAGCAGTGCCGGCAACCATAAAATATTGCCCACAAAGTCCAACGCACCTGCGCCCAGTAAGTCATCCGACGAAGGAGAAGACAGTGAGTGTATTTCCGATCAGGAGCAGTCGGCTGTTGGTCCTACCGCCAAACGCAGCCGAAGCATTAGCAATTcggccaccaacaacaacacaacaaacgtagAGCCACATAATGCTAAATTGCCTGCGGTCGTGGCACAACCTGGAACTACCGATTTCACAGGCGTGCTTTCCGCACCAGGACGTACAGTTGTTGTGGGCGAAGATGGTCTAAAGAAATCCGGTAATAATGAAATTCAACCCGTCTATCCGCGCGTACGCATGTCACCTGACGGACGGCCAGTTTGTAAAGTTTGCACTAAAACCTTCCAAACTCAAGGACAATTGACCTTACACATGAATATACATTACATGGAGCGCAAATTCCGCTGTGAGCCATGCGGTGTATCTTTCCGCACACAAGGGCATCTGCAGAAACATGAACGCGCCGAAGCGCATAAGAACAAAGTCATGATGACATCGACCTTCGGTGTGCCAACGACCTCAAATCCACGTCCCTTCGAGTGCACCGACTGCAAAATCGCTTTCCGCATACACGGACATCTCGCCAAACATTTGCGCTCGAAGACGCACGTACAAAAATTGGAATGCCTACAGAAATTGCCGTTCGGCACCTACGCCGAGATCGAAAGAGCAGGCATTAGTCTGACGGAGATCGATACTAGCGACTGTGAGAACTCGCTTATCTCGCTGAAaacactggcgcagaagctCATCGAAAAGGATCCCAACAAATTGGGCAGCTACACAACACCATCGGGCATGAATCTTGGCAGTGGTCTGAGTGGTGGCAGCGGTGCTATGGGCGATTCAGCTACCAATCACAATGCTCTTGTATCGCAAGATAGCGCTTCCGAGGACGATTTCAGCGCCGCTACAATCGCAGCGGCCACTGCTATTGCATCGCTGGACAACGATAGCGCTACGAACACACCGAAACGCACCAACTCGACCTCGGAAGATGAAGCCATCGTAAGCGGTTTGAATAATAATCTCAAACGTCGGCTGCCTGGCAACTTTAGCAACGGTGAAGAGAGCGACAATCCCACCGAGAGCGCTGGCAGCGAGAAACGCGCGCGTGTCTCCTCACTCTCCAGCGTCGGTGCGGCCAGCGCCACCGCTGCGGTCGGCTCACCCGCATCGATGAGCTCATCGAATGCCTCGTCGAATAACTGACGTTATGCCTATGCGCCGCCGAGCGGATGAATAAGGGATGGTATGTCACACCACAGCGCCGCAGCCAGCCAACGGTCACCAGCCGCCGCGCAATGGTCAACG belongs to Zeugodacus cucurbitae isolate PBARC_wt_2022May chromosome 6, idZeuCucr1.2, whole genome shotgun sequence and includes:
- the LOC105217474 gene encoding pneumococcal serine-rich repeat protein isoform X2, with product MARRKGSGRGKSTVNSRKSALENARERLKDDPGGTTQSRQTQQQQQNHSSSNMEAATTTTTTTKHYNKTTKLQNNHHRSTERRGTYRTQGGDTQANASNNVKVPKQTAKQAKAAAAAAQRAAALAVYSTAETVESGSNGKAKDPLAIGNETAVTHGNSKSARAREARGEQKTVGKSETATTNVNNNNNNTTTATSSSSSNNKHSDTSNSSLSKNNFTISPNELARKSDKSQQQPQQQQQNVNNNSSDMKAATVAKTAETATGAAPATAAEPNTWNNARYLHKKFKRLASTTDVDSLVADNQSVNAAGSSASSEAGSEAAPTRTTSLSSAASTSSISPPPATTPTVMANAQNAAPPAAGYVQSAIGALPLTNGHVHAAAAAVVATNEPSNYNNNTNNVKYSVVPPNAESNNNNNESISAAQQLEAEQIPQTLSHIYENQQSQQNSGSNSNASTASANSGRYVCPYCNLNCTKPSVLQKHIRAHTNERPYPCDICGIAFKTNSNYYKHCRSRSHAARKRGIAVPISADDGLFGGSDQEGDPELSNSSSDVISRTASPLEDLSTASSPVVANTTASTNTLSPQQLQQLQQQQQKQTQLQQQQQIVLAIQQQQQQQQQQLQHQASAAHSPHMTLPSTPSPSSLSSAKSAYLQQPAQQQPQQLPLGSPAAGTLPPPQPTTSNATTITAVTTTPKQGTATEYKPYKPKFHNAALYATTKEAAAAAAAVAAGMPPGLLQPLPLQQSPQQQLAHAPPPHSMSPATHLAMLSQAQAPPPPNASHHPSLSPSTQVKLNNHINTHQLQLQLQQQQQQPQALHVLPPPLNAGIPLHHVAAMSPKSGAPRPDLAAVAAANMGYLPGARMLYSGAIEFPPEVLRMMTADKHQKIQYPYKWLEQELQQQFHKLSQQQQQQQLQHLQSQLTAHAPPAPTTVLKPTATLPVHARATSGGSGQHTSAAAAAGMQQMSASAPLPAAQQTPMQYFANSLTGGMVSAASSATSNTTASISTGLLHSNISNAAASGTNKVADLVQEHITKLISQNEAIVENKAVLLQKKYPKGLNRSRSFNNNGSGNNIGPAATSAGNPSGSNVNLVATTAVGSDNATNARLAQAIVQKQQQQQLQQQLQQQQHYQQQFQQQLMAGSQAMQMPPPSQQQQQQQQQHIAQLRLEEQHQQHQLQLQQQQQQHMQPNGISKHLMPTSVASKSSSIAAPVSQHLQTLHQPQHPTTSASAYRQQQLTIAPPLENQRPTPSPTSAQTNANAMQKDLINSMQQLSAVNSNALPLNLSAKPKPRQEEQSEAIPSSNLNTTRSSTPRKRQSIENQISNSSNDGSTNSSMVTAPPAANSGSTNAKQPTNVSIIKNLLLNARGLAVPTGEGEDAVYNCPLCANTFRTAEDLQLHNSTYCQGASSAPISPASSPSLHYFRSNSMTLNLPELKNTIMRSNDPLPLAKLAWYQLPTKPSSLVLSRLSASQAGRSKATTTTTTSATSTAPTSSTSSNSVANCVASPRSTPPNGPPTHLTLPDPNIVRLVDAPLPSPGPLLGKTPLVDFGNTSETRKSSEDVIITKMHEDRQIEPHTPAKRSKLAADNSEPFQLNPVPTSSKRLTINNISGGDIQLLPNSSTSDLSKKEERMRRLTSSGGSIIPLSECSDVDKSTKMIRTSLLSGGSFQEVSPKPKDKENKSSIALPFPNSNVFAPKLSLAGLGLPTNGPQHFHQFSINPITAFNPLTLPPLQSMSGSGEKFIPHVPGIPGPNSLTPLPPPPQQLQLPQPTPQMLTAGRSLSPNRKKSQSPLLLANSVSPKSLALPPQENLKSSSPFRGAQNMPAELERATSMRVARNWSQQVATNSSNKPSSLEVPKKPFNFTRMADNISPRKSGGVNVPKSSPPENEVRHFNFDHLTKDVDAGANCASTSSALTPLHVDISASGAGASGNSNGSEPTDAETKKSKFLRPTSLPLKPGTFTPKRHHGITPNANTLPLISPETPRQSKSCVQLYLNGHAYTYLGLKCSTKMFYCTVNCPQASYVAGAQKLSMYSVWKVCAENNPHPLGFKPKLVMSLYDSRQKSSTSTMAGMNKLPYTLVVSQQTVMTPFENNKGQYQHHQLKQITLNTNTSESVEQLKKASAGSSGSSSGSSGSAEGGSKKESSASQMLVGGYESHEDYTYIRGRGRGRYVCSECGIRCKKPSMLKKHIRTHTDVRPYTCKHCNFSFKTKGNLTKHMQSKTHFKKCLELGINPGPMPADGEFLEPEPEFDQQSQTSAGGRTSSIPGESDSDDYSDNESESSDTDESKSRLLEHEAARCLLSLSMTPPIGQSISPHPKSEPYPYQQHGERMESAAMSFVGQTSAPTTAVTTTNSSTASTHPTGIKRVISFSSPKPPFDYQKQEQYYSNPEESKPKPNNSAAAASYESAPIDLTKPRAAVNVTTTSVTATTAAVQLSSVALMEEYSASSAVPLSGPPVQTQAQIRDVIFGSSTNESGFLKTLISVSDKVRSSTETLENYKNGDELSQAYQYHKAFQYHKIKQIQMNQSFPDAINVNAINQNLASTTNMSTVSVAGAGGSSALTTTATASSGVRISESIAATVVANDQATDVIDVVNVSASNKTGTSISNKVEKEKSATELQVPTIEVNAVPAEEPKNEQTTASAAAAATAASNHKVNVSASSAGNHKILPTKSNAPAPSKSSDEGEDSECISDQEQSAVGPTAKRSRSISNSATNNNTTNVEPHNAKLPAVVAQPGTTDFTGVLSAPGRTVVVGEDGLKKSGNNEIQPVYPRVRMSPDGRPVCKVCTKTFQTQGQLTLHMNIHYMERKFRCEPCGVSFRTQGHLQKHERAEAHKNKVMMTSTFGVPTTSNPRPFECTDCKIAFRIHGHLAKHLRSKTHVQKLECLQKLPFGTYAEIERAGISLTEIDTSDCENSLISLKTLAQKLIEKDPNKLGSYTTPSGMNLGSGLSGGSGAMGDSATNHNALVSQDSASEDDFSAATIAAATAIASLDNDSATNTPKRTNSTSEDEAIVSGLNNNLKRRLPGNFSNGEESDNPTESAGSEKRARVSSLSSVGAASATAAVGSPASMSSSNASSNN